In the Gorilla gorilla gorilla isolate KB3781 chromosome 1, NHGRI_mGorGor1-v2.1_pri, whole genome shotgun sequence genome, ggggtggggcaagGAGACCAGCATGACCCTTGGTCAGGGGCTTGCACAGGAACTCTGGCCATTCTCATTCCCTGAGCTGGAGGGCCAGGTGGACACCACGTGATCCTGGGGAGGCTTTTGCCTCTTCGGAGGGCTCTGGCTCCAGGGCCTCCCTGTTCCAGGGGCTAGGTGTGCCTTCCTCAATGCTGCTTTTGGCTATGAGGGTGATGGGCCCAGGGCTTCAGGGCCCCAGATCGCACCTTGCcatctggggtgtccgtcctttGTCCCCCACAGCAGGCTGTGTTTGCCCATTTTCTCCTCTGCCATGGGTGGAGATGGATCTGAAGTTGGGTGTTGAAGCCTCTGACCAAGGCTGTATCTTGTTTTGAGGCCCTGCCCGGTTTCCAGGGACCACATCTGGGGCCAAGAGGAAGAACCGAACTGGGACTAGGTTAGCTGTgatgggtcagggcctgggcatGGGCTGTGAAAGCTGGGGACTGGGACTTTCAGGCCCTCTATTGAGATCTTTGCAGAAGGGGGTGGATTTAGGAAGCTACTGGGCTGGGCCAGGGCGTGGAAGGCACTGAAGCCCTAGTGTGTCCCAGCATTAGAGTCCCAGAGTTTAGCttggtggggcaggggcaggtggtGGGGAGAACAGGAAATAGGCCAGGCTCTCGGCGGAGTCTGGCAGCTTTGAGCCTTCTCTGGGCTTCTGGGGTTTTCCCCAGGCTCCTGAGCCAGCCAGCACATTTCTTAATCCCACTGTCAGCCTTCCAAGAAGCCCCGCCCACTGGGCTCAGTCAAGGCAGGAGCGACTGTGTGTCACCCCTTTCCCTAGAATCCAGCCCCACTGCCAGGAAAAGGGAGCTCAGGGCATGGAGGTGAGGCTGGGACTCTCCCACATCTGCTTGGTCCTCATACCCACCTCCTTAGCTGGCCCCTGGAAGATGACCTCGAATGCCAGCACAAGTGAGCTGGGCACCAGCCAGGGGAGGCCAGGCCTGGCAGCTCATTACCATGGGAGGGAGGGCAGGTTCTCTCCGACGCCCGTCTTCGTGTCTCCTCCCTCCCTCGCCTTCCTCCTTCCTAGCTCCTCTCCTCCAGGGCCAGACTGAGCCCAGGTTGATTTCAGGCGGACACCAACAGACCCCACAGCAGCTCCAGGAGCCCAGACACCGGCGGCCAGAAGCAAGGCTAGGAGCTGCTGCAGCCATGTCGGCCCTCAGCCTCCTCATTCTGGGCCTGCTCACGGCACTGCCACCTGCCAGCTGTCAGCAAGGTAGCTCAGGAGGAGAGGGCTGGGCACGGGAGACCCAGGGGTGGATAGGTGGTGTTCTGGCTCCCCTCCCCAGGGCCTTGATACTTACAGTTTGGAGGGGGAGCAGGGACTGCGCTAGCTGAAAGAACGTCCCAAGGCAGAGACCTCTGAACCAAGTCTCTGCCTGTCACTTGTTTTCAACGAGTGAAAAGTGGCAGCAGTTGGTTCTAGGATCTTAGGGAGGAACAGGATTTGAGGCCCAAGCCCCAAGAGCAGGCATTGCCCAAGGGATGGCTGGGTCCTGAGTACAGGGGGCCTGGGGATACAAGTAGGGTGAGAGTGGGGCCCAAGCCACCCCTCAAAGACTTGGGCTTTGTCTCGGCCTCTTGGGCTTGGATAGAGAACAGTGCCCAGTGTGACTCCCCCAAATATCTGAGCTCTTCGTCCTGCTCTGCCTGAATggatgtgtgaccttgagcaaatcactGCCCCTtcctgagactcagttttctcacctataaaatgagaacaataaaCCCCACCCTGCCCACCTCCCGGGGCTGCTGCCAGGTCAGAGGTGTAGAAGGGCTTTGCACCTGGTGAAGCAACTAACCCAAGGTCTGGCTTTCATTCTACACTGTCAGGCTGCATCTGCAGCCAAAGTCTGGGGACTCTGCAGGTGGGACTTGGTCCAGAGGGGACTGGCAAAGATGCTTTCAgagctcccctcccacccccaccctgagcTCTTATGTGTGTCTGCTtcaactctgtctcccaggtcttGGAAGCCCTCTGGGGAACTGCAGACCAGAGAGGTTGAGTCACAGAGCAGGGCAAGAAAGGACAGGGTTCAGACCACCTTTCTCCTGCCCCAGACACTGCCCCTTGCTGTATGTGCATGGGAGGAGGAGCAGGGACTGTGGTCCCTGGGGTGACTGGAGGGAATTGGCTGCAGGGTCTAGGAGGAAACAGGGCGGGGCCTCCAAGGGTTGAGCCCTAACTCCCCATGCTTGAGCAACCACTGACCTGAGGGAGCAGTCTGAACCCCTAGGGAAACAATGACTCCCAAATACTGCTTTTTGGCAGGTGTGGAAGTGAGGGTAATCACACTGTGTGTCTTCTGCTTCCCCTGGAGATAAGTGAGGTCTGACCTCACTACAGGCCGGAGAGTTCCtagcctccttcctccttcccaatATTTGCCAGGCTCAGAGAAGAGGTCAGGCCTCCACTGCAGCAGGAGAGCTTTTGGTAGACTCAAAGGAGGACATTTGAGCAGGAGTGAGCCAGAGGAAGGTTTTCTCATGTCCAGCTTGGGTCCCTCAAAATATAGGGATGCACGTATATTCTGGCCTGGAGGCAGGACCCCTCTGAAGTCCCCTGCTGACCTGTGTTTTGTCCTGGGACTTCTCCCCGCTGAGGGTCTTTTCTCTACAGGGCTGAGCTCCTGCAGGCtcatggagtgcagtgatgctggGGAAGAGGAAAGTCCTTTGGGGAAGCAGAGGCTTCCCCTGCCTTCAGGCAGGGACTTCAGGAAAATCTTGAGGGACTGTGTTGGTGTCAAGGGTCAGAAAGCAGAGAAGGGAcctggtgcagtagctcatgcctgtaatcccagcactttgggaggccaaggccagaggctcgcctgagcccaggagtttgagaccagcctgggcaacatagtaagaccctgtctctattaaaaaataaaaaaagtagagaaGGGTGCAGGTTGGGGCCTCAACCTAATCTCTGGCCCTAGTCCCTGGGCACCCAGCTAGGGGAATCAAAAGGAGCTCAGGTTTTGAGGCTTCTTTCCTGGTCCCCAAGACCCAGAGTAGAGTTCACCCCTCCGTTCTGCCCTTCTAAAGATGTCCTGGTCCACTCCTCTCTCTGGGTACCCCAGGCACCCCAGATCTCCCCAGATGAGCAGCCCTGAGAGTCTCCCACTCTCATACCCTTCCTACCATCAGAGAAAAGTCTTGCTACAGAACAGGATCTTCTAGATCCCAGACCAGTCTTGTCAGCTGTGGGtcctcctcagccttctgggAGCCACTCCCAGCTGCAAGGCCTAGGCTGGCTGTCCAGGGGGCTGCCCTTTGGTCCCTGGGGCCGCATGTGACCCACCTGGGGGAGGGAAAGAGGCTCTGGGCTGCCTAGATACAGCACTCTGAGGCTCTTCCCTCCTTGGCTTCTCACTCCTTCCAACTCccttctctctgagcctctgttgtTCCTCCAGCTCCCTCCTTTTCCTAAGCTCGGTGGAGCTTAAGATGCATAAGTGGGTCAGATGGGCTGtatcccacccctgcctccccagAATGTCTCCTTGCTCCTGGCAGCTGGCTGAGGGCCTTCAGCATAGGTGGGGTCCTTGAAGAGTGAGGCCCCTCGCTCTCCTGCACATGCAGCCCCACTGTGGCCCCGTCTGCTACAGCCCCTCTCCCTTTGTTAGGCCTGGGGAACCTTCAGCCCTGGATGCAGGGCCTCATCGCGGTGGCCGTGTTCCTGGTCCTCGTTGCAATCGCCTTTGCAGTCAACCACTTCTGGTGCCAGGAGGAGCCGTGAGTGCTGCCCAAGGGTCCCTGAGCAGGCAGGGTGGGCCCAGGACCACTGCTCTTGCTCTAGTAGCAGTGAGAAGGGCCTCAGAAACCCTGTGTCCAATCCTCCCCCTGTGtggaagggaaactgaggctcaaggtcATGGGGTGGGTTGGTGACAGTCGGAATGAGAGCCTAGGCTTGCTGGCTCCCAGACCTGGGCTCTGTGGGCCCCACAGCTCTGGTGCCCACTCCCTGTGAGTTTTGGGGAAACGGCTTCTCTTCTTGGAGTCTTGGTGTTTCTGCAGAGCCAGGATAGCGGCCCAGCCTGTGATGGGGGCTGTAAGGACCTCTAGAAGGGGCGGTCCCTCCTTTGGGTGGGTCAGCTGTGGTACAGAGAGGGCATGGGACAGACACACCTCCTGCCCTCACAGGCTCAGACTGGAGTGAgcagtcagaagttcaagagttGCTGCTAAGGGAGAGCGCAGAGGACACTGCAGGGACTGACCTGGTCCGGGGTGGCCAGAGAAGTCTTCCCCATTGCACATTTATCCCGAAACCTGACTAACGAGGAGGAGTCACTACCAGGATAGAGTGGCGTGGGAAGAGCGCTGCAGTTGAGGGAAGGGTACACCCAGGTCCTGAGTTAGGGGCACGGCACCAGGGCTGCTGGGGACAGACACACAGGTGAAGGGCAGGTGGGCTGAAATCCAGCTCACTTTGCACTCACCAGGTCAGGACCCTCAGGCAAGGCTGCCTCTGTTCCCAGGGGCATTTCTTCCCAGATCTCACAAAGGTGGCCTGGTGGCTTGAGTGCTAGCCCCATGCAGGGTTGCTGAGGAAACCCCAGTGGCTCAGTGGGTGGAGACAGGGATGGAGACACCTGAGATGAGGCTGGTGAGGTGGGCAGGCCCAGGCCAACCAGGCTCTTGCACATCAATGACCTGAGCTTTGGACTTTACCTAAGTGAGCAGGAATCCagtgacaagttttttttttgttttttttttgtttttttttttgtagatggagttttgctcttgttgcccaggctggagtgcaatggctcgatctcggctcactgcaacctctgcctcccgggttcaagtggttctcctgccccagcctcccaagtagctgggattacaggtgcctgacaccatgcccggctaatttttgtatttttagtagagacagatttcactctgttggccaggctggtctccaactcccgacctcgtgatccgcctgcctcagcctctcaaagtgctgggattacaggcgtgagccaccacgccctgcctccgGTGGCAAGTTTTTAAGCCAGTTTCGGGATGAGACACGGCCTTAGCAGAATGACTCTGGCTGCCTCGTGGCAGATGCACGGCGGCGGTGGAAGAGTCTCCAGTCTGCAGGCCTGGAGAGTGGTGAGGGGGTGGGCATGAGGTCAGGAGGGGGTCTGGACTGTAGCGGTGGCAGAGAGGATGAAGTGAAGAGACGGGTCTGAGCGCTGTCTAGGAGGTGGGCACCCTGGGAGTTGGTCGTCACAGACAGCAGCGGACTCgaggggaggaaggcaggaatgGCATCTAAGTTTCTCATGGCGGATCACTCACCGAGGCCCAGAACACAGGAGGATGAGCAGACATAGGGGCAACTGCTAAGTTTAATTGGAGACATATTAAGTCTGGGGTGCCTGTGGGATGTCTGAGGAAATGAGCAGGTGTTCGGGTCCCTGTGACCCTCATGAGAGCAGCTTCTGGGAGGCTTCAGGGAGAGCCCACACTGCAGGGGGTTTAAACTTGAGTAAGGGACGAGGAGGTTTTTGTTGAATGCCCTTCAGATAGACTTTCTCCACCTGCCCCAGCTCTGCCTGAAGGGCCACCAACCACATCTGTGCCCACTGCCCAAGGCACGAGCTGGGGAAATTTGGGGCAGACACTGCATCCTGCAGGGCCTGCTGTGGAGGCTGAACTGAGGGCGTCTGGGACAGAGAGAGGCTTTGGACTCAGGAtaagtcttttgcaaatatttggcCCCCCACTATGGAGTGGGGAGAAAGTGTGAGACCCCACGTGTGGGGCCAGGAGCCGCGGCTGACACGCCCTGTTGCACACAGCTCTGGGAAGGGCAGTTGCTAGCCTTCGGGCTTGTGAGAACCAGGACCCAGAATAGGGTCTGCTTGGACGAGGGGGGCCCCACTGAGGAGCCCCACTGATGAGTCCCATCCCCAGGGAGCCTGCACACATGATCCTGACCGTCGGAAACAAGGCAGATGGAGTCCTGGTGGGAACGGATGGAAGGTACTCTTCGATGGCGGCCAGTTTCAGGTGAGGTGCAGGGCAGGGCTGCCCGGTCTGTGCTCCCAGGGCCTAAGGAGAATCTCAAGACGGGTGCTGCTGGGGGGAGGTGGCTGGGGAGGACGGAGACTCATGTGGGCAAAAGCTAGTGAGGCAATGGGGGCTTTGTGAGGATTGCAGGACTCTGTGGGGAAAATGCAGCCCCTGTGTGGGGCGAGGGCTGCAGAAGGGGACGGAGACTTGGGAGGGTAGGGTTCAGCGTAGGGGAGGGCACTCATAGGGCAGTGGGTACAATGGGGACAAGGGGTTcaatggaggaaggaagaaatgagtgAGGGACTCAGTGAGGGGAAGGCTCAGTAGAGGATGCAGCTCAGCGGGGGATGGGTTCACTGGGGTATGGACTCAGTGGGGGATGGGTTCACTGGGGTATGGACTCAGTGGGGTACGGACTCAGTGGGGGATGGACTCAGTGGGGGATGGAGCTCAGTGGGGGATGGGTTCAGTGGGGGATGGACTCAGTGGGGGATAGGTTCAGTGGGGGATGGAGCTCAGTGGGGAATGGGTTCAGTGGGGGATGGACTCAGTGGGGGATGGGTTCAGTGGGGGATGGGTTCAGTGGGGGATGACTCTGGGGGATGGGTTCAGTGAGGGATGGATTCAGTGGGGGATAGGCTCAGTGGGGGATGGGTTCAGTGGGGGATGGAGCTCAGTGCGGGATGGGTTCAGTGCGGGATGGGTTCAGTGGGGGATGGGTTCAGTGGGGGATGGGTTCAGTGCGGGATGGGTTCAGTGAGGGATGGGTTCAGTGGGGGATGGGTTCAGTGGGGGATGGAGCTCAGTGGGGAATGGATTCAGTGGGGGATGGGTTCAGTGGGGGATGGGTTCAGTGGGGGATAGGTTCAGTGCGGGATGGGTTCAGTGGGGGATGGAGCTCAGTGGGGGATGGGTTTAGTGGCGGATGGAGCTTGGTGGGGGATGGACTCAGCGGGGGATGGACTCAGCGGGGGATGGACTCAGTGGGGAATGGGTTCAGTGGGGGATGGGTTCAGTGGGGGATGGACTCAGTGGGGAATGGGCTCAGTGGGGGATGGGTTCAGTGGGGGATGGGTTCAGTGGGGAATGGGCTCAGTGGGGAATGGGCTCGGTGGGGGATGGGTTCGGTGGGGGATGGGTTCGGTGGGGGATGGGTTCAGTGGGGGATGGGTTCAGTGGGGGATGGGTTCAGTGGGGGATGGGTTCAGTGGGGGATGGGTTCAGTGCGGGATGG is a window encoding:
- the PDZK1IP1 gene encoding PDZK1-interacting protein 1; this encodes MSALSLLILGLLTALPPASCQQGLGNLQPWMQGLIAVAVFLVLVAIAFAVNHFWCQEEPEPAHMILTVGNKADGVLVGTDGRYSSMAASFRSSEHENAYENVPEEEGKVRSTPM